In Streptomyces sp. SN-593, a single genomic region encodes these proteins:
- a CDS encoding GlxA family transcriptional regulator produces the protein MLENVATVILDGVHPFELGVVCEVFGLDRSDEGLPRYDFAVVSAEGPRVRTHAGFEMVVSQDLDRLEEADLVAVPAGDAYVDRDFPRPMTDALNRAVERGATVVSVCSGVFALGAAGLLDGRRCAAHWRHADLLARRHPQARVEADVLYVDDRGVVTSAGTAAGIDACLHLVRKEQGSAVANGIARRMVVPPHREGGQAQYVDRPLPRAQSDTVAGVLSWMERHLDREVTVEELAARAHMSPRTFARRFQQETGTTPYRWLLGQRVLLARELLEGTDVTVDSVAVRAGFGNAATLRHHFVRWTGTTPQAYRRTFRAPSPVA, from the coding sequence ATGCTGGAGAACGTGGCGACGGTGATCCTGGACGGCGTGCACCCCTTCGAACTCGGGGTCGTCTGCGAGGTCTTCGGGCTGGACCGCAGCGACGAGGGACTGCCGCGGTACGACTTCGCGGTGGTCTCGGCGGAGGGCCCGCGGGTGCGGACGCACGCCGGGTTCGAGATGGTGGTCTCGCAGGACCTGGACCGGCTGGAGGAGGCGGACCTGGTCGCGGTGCCGGCCGGCGACGCGTACGTCGACCGCGACTTCCCGCGGCCGATGACGGACGCGCTGAACCGCGCGGTCGAGCGCGGCGCGACGGTGGTGAGCGTGTGCTCGGGGGTGTTCGCGCTGGGCGCGGCCGGGCTGCTGGACGGTCGGCGGTGCGCGGCGCACTGGCGGCACGCCGACCTGCTGGCGCGGCGCCACCCGCAGGCCAGGGTCGAGGCCGACGTGCTCTACGTCGACGACCGGGGCGTGGTCACCTCGGCCGGCACCGCGGCGGGGATCGACGCCTGCCTGCACCTCGTCCGCAAGGAGCAGGGCAGCGCGGTCGCCAACGGCATCGCCCGGCGCATGGTGGTCCCCCCGCACCGCGAGGGCGGCCAGGCGCAGTACGTGGACCGGCCGCTGCCCCGGGCGCAGAGCGACACCGTCGCCGGGGTGCTCTCCTGGATGGAGCGGCACCTGGACCGCGAGGTGACCGTCGAGGAACTGGCCGCGCGCGCCCACATGTCGCCCCGCACCTTCGCCCGGCGCTTCCAGCAGGAGACCGGGACCACGCCCTACCGCTGGCTGCTCGGGCAGCGGGTGCTGCTCGCCCGGGAACTGCTGGAGGGGACGGACGTCACGGTCGACTCCGTCGCGGTGCGCGCCGGGTTCGGCAACGCGGCCACCCTGCGGCACCACTTCGTCCGCTGGACCGGCACCACCCCGCAGGCGTACCGGCGGACGTTCCGCGCGCCCAGCCCCGTGGCGTAG